The following coding sequences are from one Osmia bicornis bicornis chromosome 2, iOsmBic2.1, whole genome shotgun sequence window:
- the LOC114883057 gene encoding calcium-transporting ATPase sarcoplasmic/endoplasmic reticulum type isoform X2, with protein sequence MEDGHCKTVEEVVNYFNVDPDKGLSTDQVKRNQEKYGLNELPAEEGKSIWQLVLEQFDDLLVKILLLAAIISFVLALFEEHEDAFTAFVEPFVILLILIANAVVGVWQERNAESAIEALKEYEPEMGKVLRSDKAGVQRIRAKEIVPGDIVEVSVGDKIPADIRLTKIFSTTLRIDQSILTGESVSVIKHTDPVPDPRAVNQDKKNILFSGTNVAAGKARGVVIGTGLNTAIGKIRTEMSETEEIKTPLQQKLDEFGEQLSKVISVICVAVWAINIGHFNDPAHGGSWIKGAIYYFKIAVALAVAAIPEGLPAVITTCLALGTRRMAKKNAIVRSLPSVETLGCTSVICSDKTGTLTTNQMSVSRMFIFDKVEGNDSSFHEFEITGSTYEPIGDLYLRGQKIRGQEYETLHEISTICIMCNDSAIDFNEFKQAFEKVGEATETALIVLAEKINPFGVPKSGLDRRNGAIVVRQDMETKWKKEFTLEFSRDRKSMSSYCVPLKPSKLGNGPKLFVKGAPEGVLDRCTHARVGSNKVPLTSTLKNRILDLTRQYGTGRDTLRCLALATADHPMKPDDMDLGDSTKFYTYEKDLTFIGVVGMLDPPRKEVFDSIVRCRAAGIRVIVITGDNKATAEAICRRIGVFTEDEDTTGKSYSGREFDDLPASEQKAACARARLFSRVEPAHKSKIVEYLQSMNEISAMTGDGVNDAPALKKAEIGIAMGSGTAVAKSASEMVLADDNFSSIVAAVEEGRAIYNNMKQFIRYLISSNIGEVVSIFLTAALGLPEALIPVQLLWVNLVTDGLPATALGFNPPDLDIMSKPPRKADESLISGWLFFRYLAIGGYVGAATVGSAAWWFLYSPHGPQMNYYQLTHHLACLGGGDEFKGVNCKIFTDPHPMTMALSVLVTIEMLNAMNSLSENQSLITMPPWSNMWLIASMALSFTLHFVILYVDVLSSVFQVTPLTVEEWVTVMKFSIPVVLLDETLKFIARKFTDVAPPVVMTK encoded by the exons GAAAATCTATATGGCAACTCGTGTTGGAGCAATTCGATGACCTTTTAGTTAAGATTCTTCTGTTAGCCgctattatttctttt GTATTAGCTTTATTTGAAGAGCACGAGGATGCATTCACGGCGTTCGTCGAGCCCTTCGTCATTTTGCTCATTCTCATCGCCAACGCCGTGGTCGGTGTTTGGCAAGAACGTAATGCCGAGTCCGCGATAGAAGCGTTGAAAGAGTACGAACCCGAAATGGGTAAGGTTTTACGATCGGACAAGGCCGGTGTTCAACGAATTCGCGCCAAGGAGATCGTTCCCGGTGACATCGTCGAGGTGTCCGTCGGTGACAAGATCCCGGCCGATATTCGTCTCACCAAGATCTTCTCCACCACCCTCAGGATCGATCAATCTATCCTGACCGGTGAATCGGTCTCGGTGATCAAGCATACCGATCCTGTTCCCGATCCACGTGCCGTTAACCAG gacaagaaaaatattttgttctcTGGTACGAACGTTGCGGCGGGCAAAGCCCGTGGCGTGGTCATTGGTACAGGCCTGAACACCGCCATCGGTAAGATCCGTACCGAGATGTCCGAGACCGAGGAGATCAAGACGCCTCTTCAACAAAAATTGGACGAGTTCGGCGAGCAATTGTCGAAAGTCATCTCCGTCATTTGCGTGGCTGTCTGGGCTATCAACATCGGTCACTTCAACGACCCTGCCCACGGTGGATCCTGGATCAAGGGTGCCATTTACTATTTCAAAATCGCCGTTGCTCTTGCCGTAGCCGCCATTCCCGAAGGTTTGCCGGCTGTGATCACCACTTGTCTGGCTTTGGGAACTCGTCGTATGGCCAAGAAGAACGCAATCGTGAGATCGTTACCCTCCGTCGAGACTCTGGGTTGTACCTCTGTCATCTGCTCGGATAAGACTGGTACTTTGACCACCAACCAGATGTCTGTTAGCCG TATGTTCATCTTCGACAAAGTCGAGGGCAACGACAGCAGCTTCCACGAGTTCGAGATCACTGGATCAACTTACGAACCCATCGGCGACCTCTACCTGAGAGGACAGAAGATCCGGGGCCAGGAATACGAGACTCTTCACGAGATCAGCACAATCTGCATCATGTGTAACGATTCCGCTATTGATTTCAACGAATTCAAACAAGCATTCGAAAAGGTCGGCGAAGCAACGGAGACTGCTCTGATCGTTCTCGCGGAGAAAATCAATCCGTTTGGAGTCCCTAAGAGCGGACTGGACAGGCGTAACGGCGCCATCGTCGTTAGACAGGACATGGAGACGAAATGGAAGAAAGAATTCACTCTGGAGTTCTCCCGTGATCGTAAATCCATGTCTTCTTACTGTGTTCCTCTGAAACCGTCGAAATTGGGCAACGGACCGAAGTTGTTCGTCAAGGGTGCCCCAGAAGGTGTCTTGGACAGGTGCACGCATGCTCGTGTCGGTTCTAACAAGGTTCCTCTCACCTCGACCCTGAAGAATCGTATCTTAGATCTGACTCGTCAATACGGAACGGGCAGGGACACTCTGCGTTGCCTTGCTCTCGCCACCGCTGATCATCCGATGAAGCCTGACGACATGGACCTTGGCGACTCCACCAAGTTCTACACATACGAGAAGGATCTTACGTTCATTGGTGTCGTTGGTATGCTCGATCCGCCTCGCAAGGAAGTATTCGACTCGATTGTGAGGTGTCGCGCCGCTGGTATTCGCGTAATCGTCATCACTGGAGACAACAAGGCCACCGCTGAAGCTATCTGCAGACGCATCGGTGTGTTCACCGAGGATGAGGACACCACTGGAAAATCCTATTCCGGACGCGAGTTCGACGATCTTCCTGCGTCGGAACAGAAGGCGGCCTGCGCTAGAGCTCGTCTCTTCTCTCGTGTAGAACCTGCTCACAAATCTAAGATCGTTGAGTACTTGCAGAGCATGAACGAAATCTCGGCCATG ACCGGTGACGGTGTGAACGATGCCCCTGCCTTGAAGAAAGCTGAAATCGGTATTGCTATGGGATCTGGAACTGCCGTAGCAAAGTCCGCCTCGGAGATGGTGTTGGCAGACGACAACTTCTCTTCGATCGTCGCTGCCGTTGAGGAGGGCCGTGCCATTTACAACAATATGAAACAATTCATCCGTTATCTGATTTCTTCCAATATTGGTGAAGTCGTGAG TATATTCTTGACTGCCGCCCTTGGTCTTCCCGAAGCTCTGATCCCTGTACAACTTCTCTGGGTCAATTTGGTTACTGATGGTCTTCCAGCTACTGCTCTTGGTTTCAATCCTCCCGACTTGGACATCATGAGCAAG CCACCCCGTAAAGCCGACGAATCTCTTATTTCTGGCTGGTTGTTCTTCCGCTATTTGGCTATTGGTGGATACGTAGGTGCTGCAACCGTTGGATCAGCTGCATGGTGGTTCTTGTACAGTCCGCATGGTCCACAAATGAACTACTACCAACTG ACTCATCACTTGGCGTGCTTGGGCGGTGGTGACGAATTTAAGGGCGTTAACTGCAAAATCTTCACGGATCCTCATCCCATGACAATGGCCCTGTCTGTACTTGTAACTATTGAAATGTTGAATGCTATGAACAG TTTATCTGAAAATCAGTCTCTCATCACTATGCCGCCGTGGTCTAACATGTGGCTCATTGCCTCTATGGCTCTTTCTTTCACACTCCACTTTGTCATCCTTTACGTCGACGTTCTTTCg TCCGTATTCCAAGTTACCCCTCTAACGGTCGAGGAGTGGGTTACCGTTATGAAGTTCTCCATTCCAGTGGTACTTCTCGACGAAACCCTGAAGTTCATTGCCAGAAAGTTCACAGATG TGGCACCGCCTGTGGTGATGACGAAATAA
- the LOC114883057 gene encoding calcium-transporting ATPase sarcoplasmic/endoplasmic reticulum type isoform X1 — protein sequence MEDGHCKTVEEVVNYFNVDPDKGLSTDQVKRNQEKYGLNELPAEEGKSIWQLVLEQFDDLLVKILLLAAIISFVLALFEEHEDAFTAFVEPFVILLILIANAVVGVWQERNAESAIEALKEYEPEMGKVLRSDKAGVQRIRAKEIVPGDIVEVSVGDKIPADIRLTKIFSTTLRIDQSILTGESVSVIKHTDPVPDPRAVNQDKKNILFSGTNVAAGKARGVVIGTGLNTAIGKIRTEMSETEEIKTPLQQKLDEFGEQLSKVISVICVAVWAINIGHFNDPAHGGSWIKGAIYYFKIAVALAVAAIPEGLPAVITTCLALGTRRMAKKNAIVRSLPSVETLGCTSVICSDKTGTLTTNQMSVSRMFIFDKVEGNDSSFHEFEITGSTYEPIGDLYLRGQKIRGQEYETLHEISTICIMCNDSAIDFNEFKQAFEKVGEATETALIVLAEKINPFGVPKSGLDRRNGAIVVRQDMETKWKKEFTLEFSRDRKSMSSYCVPLKPSKLGNGPKLFVKGAPEGVLDRCTHARVGSNKVPLTSTLKNRILDLTRQYGTGRDTLRCLALATADHPMKPDDMDLGDSTKFYTYEKDLTFIGVVGMLDPPRKEVFDSIVRCRAAGIRVIVITGDNKATAEAICRRIGVFTEDEDTTGKSYSGREFDDLPASEQKAACARARLFSRVEPAHKSKIVEYLQSMNEISAMTGDGVNDAPALKKAEIGIAMGSGTAVAKSASEMVLADDNFSSIVAAVEEGRAIYNNMKQFIRYLISSNIGEVVSIFLTAALGLPEALIPVQLLWVNLVTDGLPATALGFNPPDLDIMSKPPRKADESLISGWLFFRYLAIGGYVGAATVGSAAWWFLYSPHGPQMNYYQLTHHLACLGGGDEFKGVNCKIFTDPHPMTMALSVLVTIEMLNAMNSLSENQSLITMPPWSNMWLIASMALSFTLHFVILYVDVLSSVFQVTPLTVEEWVTVMKFSIPVVLLDETLKFIARKFTDGENPIYTVHWIVLMWAVFFRLLRICPI from the exons GAAAATCTATATGGCAACTCGTGTTGGAGCAATTCGATGACCTTTTAGTTAAGATTCTTCTGTTAGCCgctattatttctttt GTATTAGCTTTATTTGAAGAGCACGAGGATGCATTCACGGCGTTCGTCGAGCCCTTCGTCATTTTGCTCATTCTCATCGCCAACGCCGTGGTCGGTGTTTGGCAAGAACGTAATGCCGAGTCCGCGATAGAAGCGTTGAAAGAGTACGAACCCGAAATGGGTAAGGTTTTACGATCGGACAAGGCCGGTGTTCAACGAATTCGCGCCAAGGAGATCGTTCCCGGTGACATCGTCGAGGTGTCCGTCGGTGACAAGATCCCGGCCGATATTCGTCTCACCAAGATCTTCTCCACCACCCTCAGGATCGATCAATCTATCCTGACCGGTGAATCGGTCTCGGTGATCAAGCATACCGATCCTGTTCCCGATCCACGTGCCGTTAACCAG gacaagaaaaatattttgttctcTGGTACGAACGTTGCGGCGGGCAAAGCCCGTGGCGTGGTCATTGGTACAGGCCTGAACACCGCCATCGGTAAGATCCGTACCGAGATGTCCGAGACCGAGGAGATCAAGACGCCTCTTCAACAAAAATTGGACGAGTTCGGCGAGCAATTGTCGAAAGTCATCTCCGTCATTTGCGTGGCTGTCTGGGCTATCAACATCGGTCACTTCAACGACCCTGCCCACGGTGGATCCTGGATCAAGGGTGCCATTTACTATTTCAAAATCGCCGTTGCTCTTGCCGTAGCCGCCATTCCCGAAGGTTTGCCGGCTGTGATCACCACTTGTCTGGCTTTGGGAACTCGTCGTATGGCCAAGAAGAACGCAATCGTGAGATCGTTACCCTCCGTCGAGACTCTGGGTTGTACCTCTGTCATCTGCTCGGATAAGACTGGTACTTTGACCACCAACCAGATGTCTGTTAGCCG TATGTTCATCTTCGACAAAGTCGAGGGCAACGACAGCAGCTTCCACGAGTTCGAGATCACTGGATCAACTTACGAACCCATCGGCGACCTCTACCTGAGAGGACAGAAGATCCGGGGCCAGGAATACGAGACTCTTCACGAGATCAGCACAATCTGCATCATGTGTAACGATTCCGCTATTGATTTCAACGAATTCAAACAAGCATTCGAAAAGGTCGGCGAAGCAACGGAGACTGCTCTGATCGTTCTCGCGGAGAAAATCAATCCGTTTGGAGTCCCTAAGAGCGGACTGGACAGGCGTAACGGCGCCATCGTCGTTAGACAGGACATGGAGACGAAATGGAAGAAAGAATTCACTCTGGAGTTCTCCCGTGATCGTAAATCCATGTCTTCTTACTGTGTTCCTCTGAAACCGTCGAAATTGGGCAACGGACCGAAGTTGTTCGTCAAGGGTGCCCCAGAAGGTGTCTTGGACAGGTGCACGCATGCTCGTGTCGGTTCTAACAAGGTTCCTCTCACCTCGACCCTGAAGAATCGTATCTTAGATCTGACTCGTCAATACGGAACGGGCAGGGACACTCTGCGTTGCCTTGCTCTCGCCACCGCTGATCATCCGATGAAGCCTGACGACATGGACCTTGGCGACTCCACCAAGTTCTACACATACGAGAAGGATCTTACGTTCATTGGTGTCGTTGGTATGCTCGATCCGCCTCGCAAGGAAGTATTCGACTCGATTGTGAGGTGTCGCGCCGCTGGTATTCGCGTAATCGTCATCACTGGAGACAACAAGGCCACCGCTGAAGCTATCTGCAGACGCATCGGTGTGTTCACCGAGGATGAGGACACCACTGGAAAATCCTATTCCGGACGCGAGTTCGACGATCTTCCTGCGTCGGAACAGAAGGCGGCCTGCGCTAGAGCTCGTCTCTTCTCTCGTGTAGAACCTGCTCACAAATCTAAGATCGTTGAGTACTTGCAGAGCATGAACGAAATCTCGGCCATG ACCGGTGACGGTGTGAACGATGCCCCTGCCTTGAAGAAAGCTGAAATCGGTATTGCTATGGGATCTGGAACTGCCGTAGCAAAGTCCGCCTCGGAGATGGTGTTGGCAGACGACAACTTCTCTTCGATCGTCGCTGCCGTTGAGGAGGGCCGTGCCATTTACAACAATATGAAACAATTCATCCGTTATCTGATTTCTTCCAATATTGGTGAAGTCGTGAG TATATTCTTGACTGCCGCCCTTGGTCTTCCCGAAGCTCTGATCCCTGTACAACTTCTCTGGGTCAATTTGGTTACTGATGGTCTTCCAGCTACTGCTCTTGGTTTCAATCCTCCCGACTTGGACATCATGAGCAAG CCACCCCGTAAAGCCGACGAATCTCTTATTTCTGGCTGGTTGTTCTTCCGCTATTTGGCTATTGGTGGATACGTAGGTGCTGCAACCGTTGGATCAGCTGCATGGTGGTTCTTGTACAGTCCGCATGGTCCACAAATGAACTACTACCAACTG ACTCATCACTTGGCGTGCTTGGGCGGTGGTGACGAATTTAAGGGCGTTAACTGCAAAATCTTCACGGATCCTCATCCCATGACAATGGCCCTGTCTGTACTTGTAACTATTGAAATGTTGAATGCTATGAACAG TTTATCTGAAAATCAGTCTCTCATCACTATGCCGCCGTGGTCTAACATGTGGCTCATTGCCTCTATGGCTCTTTCTTTCACACTCCACTTTGTCATCCTTTACGTCGACGTTCTTTCg TCCGTATTCCAAGTTACCCCTCTAACGGTCGAGGAGTGGGTTACCGTTATGAAGTTCTCCATTCCAGTGGTACTTCTCGACGAAACCCTGAAGTTCATTGCCAGAAAGTTCACAGATGGTGAGAATCCAATTTACACAGTGCATTGGATCGTTCTAATGTGGGCTGTGTTCTTTCGACTATTACGTATCTGTCCCATATAG
- the LOC114883058 gene encoding actin-binding Rho-activating protein-like, producing the protein MSSVMLESLSDKVAMFEQNANKHQEKQSKNPFTSGLNLEKRTFSKDEYGRPEAGSLTAMRGRKAAAHILKEVLELCEIIYQEGTPCRDDPEIIAITFGDLFNIYTHISDKCVGLLLRARKQKLVDFEGEVLFQRRDDDVPIYLLKPLKEIRELYNQRLQEIAKETPLS; encoded by the exons ATGTCATCAGTGATGCTT GAATCACTCAGCGACAAAGTGGCGATGTTCGAACAAAATGCGAACAAACACCAGGAGAAACAGAGCAAGAATCCATTCACCTCGGGATTGAATCTCGAGAAACGAACATTTTCCAAGGACGAGTATGGCAG ACCGGAAGCTGGTTCTCTGACGGCTATGCGTGGCCGGAAAGCAGCAGCCCACATTCTCAAAGAGGTGCTTGAACTTTGCGAGATCATTTATCAAGAAGGTACACCCTGCCGGGACGATCCAGAGATCATCGCGATCACGTTCGGTGATCTCTTCAATATTTACACTCACATCAGCGACAAATGCGTGGGTCTTTTACTGAGGGCCAGGAAACAGAAGTTGGTTGACTTCGAGGGGGAAGTTCTGTTCCAG AGGCGAGACGACGACGTACCGATATACCTGCTGAAACCTCTGAAAGAAATTCGCGAGCTTTATAACCAGCGACTACAGGAGATCGCAAAGGAAACGCCATTGAGTTAA